A single Dreissena polymorpha isolate Duluth1 chromosome 14, UMN_Dpol_1.0, whole genome shotgun sequence DNA region contains:
- the LOC127857849 gene encoding uncharacterized protein LOC127857849, whose product MHRKLFTKHAPFGRGDMKNWPVAKKVEDFILKCDVHKEESLKMYCDEHSELCCTNCAFLNHRLCQKVTLISDKVKGQSTDLQKLSFSIQTILEKIKKLQDNQEASNQFVQSSFDEQLHTIQETRQNINSALDKIEQKTLKEMKDTLTNRQASSKSDVDKCIRLRDELKQLRDAIQDISDKSKLELSFIATRKCKDKIQHCETFLKKNSLGNKVSITFKPNHEIIQYLSKLSCLGQIEHSTQTLMGQDNPNKVFIVQGKSEHNLGMSSDSEVCNICAICVLPQGQVLVADDNNNTIKLLDQQYQVVSHWSATGTAAGMCEITPIEVAVTVNGPDTNIHEVQFITVNNRQLVMGKKLQLQHLCRSIAFHQDDLYITSWTALYKYTLSVSKMYDDTSGYETETTRNGAAEADAYPHAECLT is encoded by the exons ATGCACCGcaagttgtttacaaaacatgcCCCCTTTGGAAGGGGGGATATGAAGAACTGGCCAGTCGCGAAGAAAGTGGAAGATTTTATTCTGAAATGCGATGTCCATAAAGAAGAAAGTCTGAAAATGTATTGTGATGAACACAGTGAGCTGTGCTGTACAAATTGTGCATTCCTTAATCACAG ACTATGCCAAAAGGTAACTCTTATATCCGACAAAGTTAAAGGTCAGTCCACAGACCTTCAAAAACTGTCATTTTCTATCCAAACTATtctggaaaaaataaaaaaacttcaagACAACCAAGAGGCTAGCAATCAATTTGTTCAAAGTTCATTTGACGAGCAGTTACACACAATACAGGAAACTCGCCAAAATATAAATTCAGCCTTAGACAAAATCGAACAGAAGACACTGAAGGAAATGAAAGATACTCTCACGAATCGTCAAGCCTCTTCCAAAAGTGATGTTGACAAATGCATCAGGCTAAGGGACGAATTGAAACAACTTCGTGACGCCATACAGGATATCAGTGATAAAAGCAAACTGGAACTATCCTTTATAGCCACCAGGAAATGCAAGGACAAAATACAGCATTGTGAAACCTTTCTAAAGAAGAACTCTCTTGGGAATAAAGTTTCAATAACATTCAAGCCTAACCATGAAATTATACAGTACTTGTCTAAACTGTCTTGTCTTGGACAGATTGAACACAGTACACAGACATTGATGGGGCAAGATAATCCAAACAAGGTGTTCATTGTGCAGGGGAAGTCTGAACATAATTTAGGAATGTCAAGTGATTCAGAGGTATGCAATATCTGTGCCATCTGTGTCCTCCCACAAGGACAGGTCCTGGTAGCAgacgataataataacacaatCAAGCTGCTTGACCAACAGTACCAGGTAGTGAGTCACTGGAGTGCTACTGGCACGGCAGCGGGTATGTGTGAGATCACACCCATTGAGGTGGCTGTGACTGTGAATGGTCCAGATACAaacatacatgaggtccagttcaTCACAGTAAACAACAGGCAGCTGGTGATGGGGAAAAAGCTTCAGTTACAACATTTATGTAGAAGTATTGCATTCCACCAGGATGACCTGTATATTACTTCTTGGACGGCACTGTACAAGTATACACTCAGTGTCAGCAAGATGTATGATGATACATCAGGTTATGAGACAG aaacaactagaaatggcgcggcagaggccgacgcgtatccccac